A window of the Flavobacterium sangjuense genome harbors these coding sequences:
- the guaB gene encoding IMP dehydrogenase, with amino-acid sequence MKAHTTKIVGEGLTYDDVLLIPNYSEVLPREVSIQSKFSRNITLNVPIVSAAMDTVTESSMAIAMAQEGGIGVLHKNMTIEQQAAKVRKVKRAEAGMIIDPVTLPLTATVGDAKMAMKEFGIGGIPVVDENGILKGIATNRDLRFEKINSRSILEVMTSENLVTAAEGTTLQEAEGILQKNKIEKLPVVDDNFKLIGLITFRDITKLTQKPIANKDRFGRLRVAAALGVTADALERATALVNAGVDAVIIDTAHGHTQGVVSVLKEVKAKFPNLDVVVGNIATPEAALYLVQNGADAVKVGIGPGSICTTRVVAGVGFPQFSAVLEVAAALRGTGVPVIADGGIRYTGDIPKAIAAGADSVMLGSLLAGTKESPGETIIFEGRKFKSYRGMGSVEAMQEGSKDRYFQDVEDDIKKLVPEGIVGRVPYKGELNESMQQFVGGLRAGMGYCGAKDIPTLQETGRFVRITTSGIGESHPHNVTITKEAPNYSR; translated from the coding sequence ATGAAAGCACACACAACAAAAATCGTTGGAGAAGGTCTTACTTACGACGATGTACTGCTCATCCCAAATTATTCCGAAGTTTTACCACGTGAAGTTAGTATTCAATCGAAGTTTTCGAGAAATATTACTTTGAATGTTCCTATTGTTTCTGCAGCTATGGATACCGTTACCGAAAGTTCTATGGCGATTGCTATGGCTCAGGAAGGCGGCATTGGCGTACTGCACAAAAACATGACGATTGAACAGCAGGCAGCTAAAGTCAGAAAAGTAAAACGTGCTGAAGCCGGAATGATTATCGATCCGGTTACCTTACCATTGACAGCTACCGTTGGCGATGCTAAGATGGCTATGAAAGAATTTGGCATTGGCGGAATTCCGGTTGTAGATGAAAACGGAATCTTAAAAGGAATTGCAACCAACAGGGATTTGCGTTTCGAAAAAATAAATTCCCGTTCTATATTAGAAGTAATGACTTCTGAAAATCTGGTAACAGCTGCAGAAGGAACAACTTTGCAGGAAGCCGAAGGAATCCTTCAGAAAAACAAAATAGAAAAACTTCCTGTAGTTGATGACAACTTCAAACTTATAGGATTAATTACTTTTAGAGATATAACCAAACTGACTCAAAAACCAATTGCTAACAAAGATAGATTTGGTCGTCTTAGAGTTGCAGCTGCATTAGGTGTAACTGCTGATGCTTTGGAAAGAGCAACTGCTTTGGTAAACGCCGGAGTTGATGCTGTCATTATTGATACCGCTCACGGACATACGCAAGGTGTTGTTTCTGTTTTAAAAGAAGTCAAAGCCAAGTTTCCAAACCTTGATGTGGTTGTTGGCAACATCGCTACTCCTGAAGCAGCATTATATCTGGTTCAAAATGGTGCTGATGCTGTGAAAGTTGGAATTGGACCTGGTTCTATTTGCACAACACGAGTGGTGGCCGGAGTTGGATTCCCGCAGTTCTCAGCAGTTTTAGAAGTTGCTGCAGCATTAAGAGGAACCGGAGTTCCTGTAATTGCCGATGGTGGAATTCGATATACCGGTGATATTCCAAAAGCGATTGCAGCTGGTGCAGATAGTGTAATGTTAGGTTCACTTTTAGCCGGAACAAAAGAATCTCCGGGAGAAACTATAATATTTGAAGGAAGAAAATTCAAATCCTATCGCGGTATGGGTTCTGTAGAAGCGATGCAGGAAGGTTCAAAAGACCGTTATTTCCAGGATGTCGAAGACGATATCAAAAAATTAGTTCCGGAAGGAATTGTTGGCCGGGTTCCATACAAAGGCGAATTAAACGAAAGCATGCAGCAATTTGTTGGCGGGCTTCGTGCCGGAATGGGTTACTGTGGTGCAAAAGATATTCCAACGCTACAGGAAACCGGACGCTTTGTTAGAATCACCACAAGTGGCATTGGTGAAAGCCATCCGCATAATGTAACCATTACTAAAGAAGCTCCGAATTATTCGAGATAA
- a CDS encoding beta/alpha barrel domain-containing protein, protein MKEKIKIIECPRDAMQGIKDFIPTQKKVDYIQSLLRVGFDTIDFGSFVSPKAIPQMQDTAEVLAQLDLSQTQSKLLAIIANTQGAQIASTHKEIQYLGFPFSISENFQMRNTHKTIAESLITLQEILDIADASNKEVVTYISMGFGNPYGDPWNVEIVGEWTEKLANMGVKILSLSDTVGSSTPDVITYLFSNLIPKYPHIEFGAHLHTTPDKWHEKVDAAYKAGCVRFDGAIQGFGGCPMAKDDLTGNMPTEKLLSYFTTQKANTNTSPMSFESAYNEATKIFTSYH, encoded by the coding sequence TTGAAAGAAAAAATCAAAATCATAGAATGTCCACGAGATGCCATGCAAGGGATCAAAGACTTTATTCCTACTCAGAAGAAGGTTGATTACATTCAGTCGTTGCTTCGGGTTGGTTTTGATACAATTGATTTTGGAAGTTTTGTTTCTCCTAAGGCGATTCCGCAAATGCAGGATACAGCTGAAGTTTTAGCCCAATTAGATTTATCACAAACGCAAAGCAAACTGCTTGCTATTATCGCCAATACACAAGGCGCACAAATAGCTTCAACACATAAGGAGATTCAATATTTAGGTTTTCCCTTTTCGATTTCAGAGAACTTTCAGATGCGTAATACACACAAGACCATAGCCGAAAGTCTTATAACACTTCAGGAAATTTTAGATATTGCGGATGCTTCCAACAAAGAAGTTGTTACTTATATATCTATGGGATTTGGAAATCCGTATGGTGATCCCTGGAATGTTGAGATTGTTGGCGAATGGACAGAAAAACTGGCGAATATGGGCGTTAAAATTCTTTCGCTCTCGGATACTGTTGGAAGTTCAACGCCTGATGTGATTACTTATTTGTTTTCGAATCTGATTCCGAAATATCCTCACATCGAATTTGGTGCACACTTGCATACAACTCCGGACAAATGGCACGAAAAAGTTGATGCCGCATACAAAGCCGGCTGTGTCCGTTTTGATGGAGCCATTCAGGGTTTTGGCGGTTGCCCAATGGCAAAGGATGATTTAACCGGTAATATGCCAACCGAGAAACTCCTATCCTATTTCACTACACAAAAAGCAAATACCAATACAAGTCCAATGAGTTTTGAAAGCGCTTACAATGAAGCGACAAAGATTTTTACATCTTATCATTAA